From the genome of Methanobacterium sp.:
TGGATGATCCATTAAGAACCAGTAGAAATGGATGATATTGTAACTATCAATACCTCCCTAGAAAACCTGCCCATTGCATAGATTGCACTTAGGGAAGAATTCAAAAATAGAAAATTAAAATAAAAGGAATTTAAAATCAAATTTCATTTAAATCATTGATAAACATTTCAATATGTTCCAGTTTCAAATGAGGCATAACAATGATCCTTATGGCCCTGGGGTATGATGCCAATGACACTGCCCAACCTTTAGCCTCAAGTCTTCGGGCAATTTCTTTTACTGGAATGTCAGGTGAATAAAATGGAACAATGTTCAGTTCTGGCGTAGTTGCCAGTTCAAATCCTGCTTCTTTAACACCTTCAGCCAGTTTATGGGTAATTTCCATGCAGTTAGTGGCAACTTCCCGGTATCCTTCCCGGCCCAGGTGTTTTAATAAGGCCCATGTAGCTGCTGTGGCTGCACCTGTGCGGGTGCCCACCACTGTGGACTGGAGATCCTCAGTGAGGTATGGTGTTTCAACAGCTATTGCTTCCAGGTACTCGTGTTTCCTGAAAAGAATTCCACCCGTGGGGATCGGGGCAAGACCCATCTTATGAGGGTCTATGGTTATGGATGAAACTCCAGGCAGGCTGAAATCGAATTCAGGTAAATCATATCCTGCTTCTTTCAGGAATGGTATGCTGTAACCACCAAAAGCAGCATCCACATGGAGATAGATATTTTGCTCCAGGCAAATTCTGGAAAGATCTTCTATTGGATCTATTTTCCCAAGTTCTGTGGTTCCTGCCACTCCCACAATGGCCACCGTATTATCTGAAATCAGTTCCTCCACTGAGGAGATATCCATCCGGTAATTCTCATCCAGGTCGGCCATTTTCAAATCCAGACATAGCATGTCTGCTGCTTTTTTGAAGGAGAAGTGTGCGGATCTAGGGACTATGATCTCAGGATGTTTCAAGTTTCTCGTGTTACGAGCAGCTCTCATGGCCATGAGGTTGGCTTCCGTTCCTCCTGTAATAACATGCCCATGGACGTCTTTTTTCCCCAGTAATCCGCCAAGCATGGCGATTACCTCATCTTCCAGGGCTTTGGTTCCTGGAAAGAGTCCTGGATCTCCCAGGTTCGATTCGAGAAACATGGAATAGGCCCTTACTCCAACAGGGTGGGGGCAGGTGCACATGGATCCCAGTATTCTGCCTGAACGATGTGTGAGGTCTTTTTCCTTGTATTTCCTGAGCATTTGGTATATCTGCTCTTTGGGTATTCCCTTGTCTTCCATTTCCATCCCTTAAAAAATAAAT
Proteins encoded in this window:
- the mfnA gene encoding tyrosine decarboxylase MfnA, which codes for MEDKGIPKEQIYQMLRKYKEKDLTHRSGRILGSMCTCPHPVGVRAYSMFLESNLGDPGLFPGTKALEDEVIAMLGGLLGKKDVHGHVITGGTEANLMAMRAARNTRNLKHPEIIVPRSAHFSFKKAADMLCLDLKMADLDENYRMDISSVEELISDNTVAIVGVAGTTELGKIDPIEDLSRICLEQNIYLHVDAAFGGYSIPFLKEAGYDLPEFDFSLPGVSSITIDPHKMGLAPIPTGGILFRKHEYLEAIAVETPYLTEDLQSTVVGTRTGAATAATWALLKHLGREGYREVATNCMEITHKLAEGVKEAGFELATTPELNIVPFYSPDIPVKEIARRLEAKGWAVSLASYPRAIRIIVMPHLKLEHIEMFINDLNEI